The following are encoded in a window of Sinomonas cyclohexanicum genomic DNA:
- the manA gene encoding mannose-6-phosphate isomerase, class I has protein sequence MYLLTNTLRDYAWGSTSAIAELLGREPTGRPEAELWIGAHPDAPSLPADGPDGETLASLIASDPVAALGAESVAAFGPRLPYLLKVLAAESPLSLQVHPRLEAAKAGFAAEEAAGVARTAPHRNYKDDNHKPEMILALTPFEALSGFRPPSESAALFERLTALLAGSDAAEVTEQVAELLRGPDEPESLRTAFARLINGGADVREAVDSSAAAVRAAARSIGTDSAGSAADRALATVADLADAYPSDPGVLLSLMLNRVSLAPGEAMYLPAGNVHAYLSGLGIEVMAASDNVLRGGLTPKHVDIPELIRTVVFDAPGVPLLAPHESALGQQLYRPPFTEFQLQRIELGPADGAGLREPVPVAQAGAAVVLVVRGSLTLDTPKGDLVLARGESAFIPDAEAPALAHVGPEGVLAFAVTTGLGPESGLA, from the coding sequence ATGTACCTGCTCACCAACACCCTCCGCGATTACGCATGGGGCTCCACGAGCGCGATCGCCGAGCTGCTGGGCCGTGAGCCGACCGGCCGGCCGGAGGCCGAGCTGTGGATCGGCGCGCACCCCGACGCACCCTCGCTTCCCGCGGACGGTCCGGACGGCGAGACGCTCGCCTCGCTCATCGCCTCGGATCCTGTGGCCGCCCTCGGAGCCGAGAGCGTCGCGGCCTTCGGCCCGCGGCTGCCCTATCTCCTCAAGGTCCTCGCGGCCGAGTCGCCGCTGTCCCTCCAGGTCCACCCGAGGCTCGAGGCAGCCAAGGCGGGATTCGCCGCCGAGGAGGCGGCCGGCGTCGCGCGTACCGCGCCCCACCGCAACTACAAGGACGACAACCACAAGCCGGAGATGATCCTCGCGCTCACCCCATTCGAGGCGCTCTCGGGGTTCCGTCCGCCGTCGGAATCCGCCGCGCTGTTCGAGCGGCTCACGGCGCTGCTTGCCGGATCGGACGCGGCGGAGGTCACCGAGCAGGTTGCGGAGCTGCTGCGCGGTCCGGACGAGCCGGAGTCGCTCAGGACGGCGTTCGCCCGTCTCATCAACGGCGGCGCCGACGTGCGCGAGGCCGTCGATTCTTCCGCTGCGGCAGTAAGAGCCGCGGCCCGCAGTATCGGGACGGACTCAGCCGGCAGCGCGGCCGATCGGGCGCTCGCCACGGTCGCCGACCTCGCGGACGCCTATCCCTCGGACCCCGGCGTGCTCCTCTCACTCATGCTCAACCGGGTGAGCCTTGCACCGGGCGAGGCGATGTACCTCCCGGCGGGCAACGTGCACGCGTACCTCTCGGGCCTCGGCATCGAGGTCATGGCGGCCTCGGACAACGTGCTGCGCGGCGGGCTGACCCCCAAGCACGTTGACATCCCGGAGCTGATCCGCACCGTGGTCTTCGACGCACCGGGCGTGCCCCTCTTGGCCCCGCATGAGTCCGCGCTCGGGCAGCAGCTGTACCGGCCGCCCTTCACGGAGTTCCAGCTCCAGCGCATCGAGCTCGGCCCGGCCGACGGGGCGGGGCTGCGCGAGCCGGTCCCGGTCGCCCAGGCGGGCGCCGCCGTCGTGCTCGTGGTGCGAGGGTCGCTCACCCTGGACACCCCGAAGGGGGACCTCGTGCTGGCCCGGGGCGAGAGCGCGTTCATCCCGGACGCCGAGGCCCCCGCACTCGCGCACGTGGGCCCCGAGGGCGTCCTCGCGTTCGCCGTGACCACCGGGCTCGGGCCGGAGTCCGGCCTGGCGTGA
- a CDS encoding 5-(carboxyamino)imidazole ribonucleotide synthase: protein MSFPVIGVVGGGQLARMMAPAATALGLELRILAEAEDVSAVPAVPQAPVGDYRSLDDLRAFAAGVDVLTFDHEHVPTEHLLELMAEGVNVQPGPEALVHAQDKLRMRAAVDAMGLPNPRWRAVHHVDELIDFGAEIGWPIVLKTPRGGYDGKGVRVLRSPADAQECDDWFGTMSPLLAEEMVEFSRELSALVARTPSGESRAWPVVHTIQVAGVCDEVIAPAPELDPAVAQAAQQAAVRIAETLGVTGVMAAELFETPGRGPGFLINELAMRPHNTGHWTQDGSVTSQFEQHLRAVLDLPLGATDVLGTWAIMKNYLGGANQDLYSAFPAALAADPAVKVHAYGKSVRPGRKIGHVNLVGGPGSDPESLRARASRVAGIVRDGAPAAALNDGAAVTESEEKA, encoded by the coding sequence GTGAGTTTTCCTGTGATCGGCGTGGTCGGAGGCGGCCAGTTGGCGCGCATGATGGCCCCCGCCGCGACTGCCCTTGGCCTTGAACTGCGGATCCTTGCGGAGGCCGAGGACGTCTCCGCCGTGCCCGCCGTGCCCCAGGCCCCTGTCGGCGACTACCGCAGCCTCGATGACCTCCGCGCCTTCGCGGCCGGAGTCGATGTGCTGACGTTCGACCATGAGCATGTTCCGACCGAGCACCTCCTGGAGCTGATGGCGGAGGGCGTCAACGTCCAGCCCGGCCCCGAGGCACTCGTCCACGCACAGGACAAGCTGCGCATGCGTGCCGCGGTGGACGCCATGGGCCTGCCCAACCCGCGCTGGCGCGCCGTGCACCACGTCGATGAGCTGATCGACTTCGGCGCGGAGATCGGCTGGCCGATCGTGCTGAAGACGCCGCGCGGGGGCTACGACGGCAAGGGCGTGCGCGTGCTCCGCTCCCCCGCCGACGCCCAGGAGTGCGACGACTGGTTCGGCACCATGTCGCCGCTCCTCGCGGAGGAGATGGTCGAATTCTCCCGCGAGCTCTCCGCCCTGGTCGCCAGGACGCCGAGCGGGGAGTCCCGCGCGTGGCCGGTGGTCCACACGATCCAGGTGGCGGGCGTGTGCGACGAGGTGATTGCGCCGGCACCCGAGCTCGATCCGGCGGTCGCGCAGGCCGCCCAGCAGGCTGCGGTGCGGATTGCCGAGACGCTCGGAGTGACGGGCGTCATGGCGGCCGAGCTGTTCGAGACGCCGGGCCGCGGGCCGGGATTCCTCATCAACGAGCTGGCCATGCGCCCCCACAACACGGGCCACTGGACGCAGGATGGGTCCGTGACGAGCCAGTTCGAGCAGCACCTGCGCGCGGTCCTGGATCTTCCGCTCGGTGCGACGGACGTGCTCGGCACGTGGGCCATCATGAAGAACTACCTCGGCGGCGCCAACCAGGACCTCTACAGCGCGTTCCCCGCGGCCCTCGCGGCAGACCCCGCGGTGAAGGTCCACGCGTACGGCAAGTCCGTGCGTCCGGGCCGCAAGATCGGACACGTGAACCTCGTGGGCGGCCCGGGCTCCGACCCGGAGTCGCTGCGCGCGCGGGCCTCCCGCGTCGCGGGCATCGTTCGCGACGGCGCCCCCGCCGCCGCGCTGAACGACGGCGCCGCCGTCACCGAGTCTGAGGAGAAGGCATGA
- a CDS encoding LCP family protein, whose product MALHTPERSHQTDPIRHPEAAPSTVRTKRAITLLVLTLLVPGSAQLIAGNRRLARRALMVTVTVWALALLLLVVGLINRGAVLTIFTHPVISLVLVVVLVVLALAWALLFLNTLRLIRVPLLAPGMRPIVVVALVLSMVLSSGSLAYAAYLIGVSRGAIGTIFAGGPAIDPVDGRYNFMVMGGDAGADREGRRPDSLSIISVDAKTGRTALISIPRNLQNAQFSADSPMRKVYPDGYNCGDECLINAINTEVNQKYRDLYPGVDDPGAQATLEAASGTLGIKVQAYVVVDMAGFQQLIDAMGGIRIKAGGWVPMSGAALDNNGDHAQPVGWIAPGEQTLDGFHALWYGRSREFASDYDRIARQQCIQQAMINQLNPATLLSKFEGIASAGTKVVESNISSSQLGSFVDLALKGKSQPTSRLVIGPPDFDASFPTYPDFDAIHAKVQTVLKEATGSASSTASPKALGSTTPALTSAGHAGLAVAGALPMGQAAPMGQAAPMGQYNDIGPDGVKVTADRLDYLFRTGQNGILDAIMAGNGECTPL is encoded by the coding sequence ATGGCCCTGCACACCCCGGAGCGCAGCCACCAGACGGATCCCATCCGCCACCCTGAAGCCGCCCCCTCGACGGTGCGGACCAAGCGCGCGATCACGCTTCTGGTCCTGACTCTGCTCGTGCCCGGCTCAGCGCAGCTCATCGCAGGAAACCGGCGCCTCGCGCGCCGCGCCCTCATGGTGACCGTGACGGTGTGGGCCCTCGCGCTGCTGCTCCTGGTGGTGGGCCTGATCAACCGCGGCGCCGTCCTGACGATCTTCACGCACCCGGTGATCTCCCTCGTGCTGGTGGTCGTGCTCGTCGTGCTCGCGCTCGCCTGGGCGCTGCTGTTCCTGAACACGCTGCGGCTCATCCGGGTGCCCCTCCTGGCGCCGGGAATGCGGCCGATCGTCGTGGTCGCCCTCGTGCTGTCGATGGTCCTCTCGAGCGGGAGCCTCGCGTATGCCGCCTACCTCATCGGCGTGAGCCGCGGAGCGATCGGCACGATCTTCGCCGGCGGTCCGGCGATCGATCCCGTCGATGGGCGCTACAACTTCATGGTGATGGGCGGGGACGCGGGCGCGGACCGCGAGGGCCGCCGCCCGGACAGCCTCTCCATCATCAGCGTGGACGCGAAGACCGGGCGCACAGCGCTCATCTCCATCCCGCGAAACCTCCAGAACGCCCAGTTCTCGGCGGACTCGCCGATGCGCAAGGTGTACCCGGACGGGTACAACTGCGGCGACGAGTGCCTCATCAACGCGATCAACACCGAAGTCAACCAGAAGTACCGCGACCTCTACCCCGGGGTCGACGACCCGGGCGCGCAGGCGACACTCGAGGCGGCCTCGGGCACCCTCGGCATCAAGGTCCAGGCCTACGTCGTGGTGGACATGGCTGGCTTCCAGCAGCTCATCGACGCGATGGGCGGGATCCGCATCAAGGCCGGCGGGTGGGTCCCCATGAGCGGCGCGGCACTGGACAACAACGGCGACCACGCGCAGCCGGTGGGCTGGATCGCCCCCGGCGAGCAGACCCTCGACGGCTTCCACGCCCTCTGGTACGGGCGCAGCCGCGAGTTCGCGAGCGACTACGACCGGATCGCCCGCCAGCAGTGCATCCAGCAGGCCATGATCAACCAGCTCAACCCGGCCACCCTCCTGAGCAAGTTCGAGGGCATTGCGAGCGCCGGGACCAAGGTGGTCGAGTCCAACATCTCGTCCTCCCAGCTGGGCAGCTTCGTTGACCTCGCGCTCAAGGGCAAGAGCCAGCCCACGAGCCGCCTCGTGATCGGCCCGCCGGACTTCGACGCCTCCTTCCCCACATACCCGGACTTCGACGCGATCCATGCGAAGGTCCAGACGGTCCTGAAGGAGGCCACGGGATCCGCGTCGAGCACAGCCTCCCCCAAGGCGCTCGGAAGCACGACGCCGGCCCTCACCTCGGCCGGGCACGCCGGGCTCGCGGTCGCGGGAGCGCTCCCGATGGGCCAGGCCGCTCCGATGGGCCAGGCCGCCCCGATGGGCCAGTACAACGACATCGGCCCGGACGGGGTCAAGGTCACGGCGGACCGGCTCGACTATCTCTTCCGCACCGGCCAGAACGGCATCCTGGACGCGATCATGGCCGGCAACGGCGAGTGCACCCCGCTCTGA
- the purE gene encoding 5-(carboxyamino)imidazole ribonucleotide mutase produces MSTTPAAAQPLVGIVMGSDSDWPVMEAAAEALAEFDVPFEADVVSAHRMPEEMIAYGKAARERGLRAIIAGAGGAAHLPGMLASVTTLPVIGVPVPLKTLDGMDSLLSIVQMPAGVPVATVSIGGARNAGLLAVRMLASADDELGARLSACLDGFASELKATAARKGEALRAKAAQVFSAEHVDKR; encoded by the coding sequence ATGAGCACTACGCCCGCAGCCGCCCAGCCCCTCGTGGGCATCGTCATGGGCTCGGATTCTGACTGGCCCGTCATGGAGGCCGCCGCGGAGGCCCTCGCCGAGTTCGATGTCCCCTTCGAGGCCGACGTCGTCTCGGCCCACCGCATGCCCGAGGAGATGATCGCGTACGGCAAGGCCGCGCGCGAGCGGGGGCTCAGGGCCATCATCGCCGGCGCCGGGGGCGCCGCCCACCTGCCCGGCATGCTCGCCTCGGTCACGACGCTGCCCGTCATCGGCGTCCCTGTCCCGCTGAAGACCCTGGACGGGATGGATTCCCTCCTCTCGATCGTCCAGATGCCCGCCGGCGTCCCGGTCGCGACCGTGTCGATCGGCGGGGCGCGCAATGCCGGCCTGCTCGCCGTCCGTATGCTTGCCTCGGCCGACGACGAGCTCGGCGCGCGGCTGTCTGCCTGTCTGGACGGGTTCGCGTCCGAGCTCAAGGCGACCGCGGCCCGCAAGGGCGAGGCGCTGCGGGCGAAGGCTGCCCAGGTGTTCTCGGCCGAGCACGTCGACAAGCGCTGA